The following are encoded in a window of Callithrix jacchus isolate 240 chromosome 9, calJac240_pri, whole genome shotgun sequence genomic DNA:
- the GNS gene encoding N-acetylglucosamine-6-sulfatase, giving the protein MRLLPLAPGRPRWGSPRHLPSCSPTLLLLVLGGCLGVSGVAAGTRRPNVVLLLTDDQDEVLGGMTPLKKTRALIGEMGMTFSSAYVPSALCCPSRASILTGKYPHNHHVVNNTLEGNCSSKSWQKIQEPNTFPAILRSMCGYQTFFAGKYLNEYGAPDAGGLEHVPLGWSYWYALEKNSKYYNYTLSINGKARKHGENYSVDYLTDVLANVSLDFLNYKSNFEPFFMMIATPAPHSPWTAAPQYQKAFQSVFAPRNKNFNIHGMNKHWLIRQAKTPMTNSSIQFLDNAFRKRWQTLLSVDDLVEKLIKRLEFTGELNNTYIFYTSDNGYHTGQFSLPIDKRQLYEFDIKVPLLVRGPGIKPNQTSKMLVANIDLGPTILDIAGYDLNKTQMDGMSLLPILRGASNLTWRSDVLVEYQGEGRNVTDPTCPSLSPGVSQCFPDCVCEDAYNNTYACVRTMSALWNLQYCEFDDQEVFVEVYNLTADPDQITNIAKNIDPELLGKMNYRLMMLQSCSGPTCRTPGVFDPRYRFDPRLMFSNRGSVRTRRFSKHLL; this is encoded by the exons ATGCGGCTTTTGCCTCTAGCCCCAGGTCGGCCCCGATGGGGCAGCCCCCGCCACCTGCCCTCCTGCAGCCCaacgctgctgctgctggtgctggGCGGCTGCCTGGGGGTCTCCGGGGTGGCGGCGGGAACCCGGAGGCCCAACGTGGTGTTGCTTCTCACGGACGACCAGGACGAAGTGCTCGGCGGCATG ACACCACTAAAGAAAACCAGAGCACTCATTGGAGAGATGGGGATGACTTTTTCCAGTGCT TATGTGCCAAGTGCTCTCTGCTGCCCCAGCAGAGCCAGTATCCTGACAGGAAAGTACCCACATAATCATCACGTTGTGAACAACACTCTAGAGGGGAACTGCAGTAGTAAGTCCTGGCAGAAGATCCAGGAACCAAACACTTTCCCAGCAATTCTCAGATCAATGTGTGGTTACCAAACCTTTTTTGCAGGGAAGTATTTAAATGAG TATGGAGCCCCAGATGCAGGTGGACTAGAACATGTTCCTCTGGGCTGGAGTTACTGGTATGCCTTG GAAAAGAATTCTAAGTATTATAATTACACCCTCTCTATCAATGGAAAGGCACGGAAGCATGGTGAAAACTATAGTGTGGACTACCTAACAGATGTTTTG GCTAATGTCTCATTGGACTTCCTGAACTACAAATCCAACTTTGAGCCCTTCTTCATGATGATCGCCACTCCAGCACCTCATTCACCTTGGACAGCTGCACCTCAGTACCAGAAGGCTTTCCAGAGTGTCTTTGCACCAAGAAACAAGAACTTCAACATCCATGGAATG aACAAGCACTGGTTAATTAGGCAAGCCAAGACTCCAATGACTAATTCTTCAATACAGTTTTTAGATAATGCATTTAGGAAAAG GTGGCAAACTCTCCTCTCAGTTGATGACCTTGTGGAGAAACTGATCAAGAGATTGGAGTTCACTGGGGAGCTGAACAACACTTACATCTTCTATACCTCAGACAATGGCTATCACACAG gaCAGTTTTCCTTGCCGATAGACAAGAGACAGCTGTATGAGTTTGATATTAAAGTTCCACTGTTGGTTCGAGGGCCTGGGATCAAACCAAATCAGACAAGCAAG ATGCTGGTTGCCAACATTGACTTGGGTCCTACTATTTTGGACATTGCTGGCTACGACCTAAATAAGACACAGATGGATGGGATGTCTTTATTGCCCATTTTG AGAGGTGCCAGTAACTTGACCTGGCGATCAGATGTCCTGGTGGAATACCAAGGAGAAGGCCGTAACGTCACTGACCCAACATGCCCTTCTCTGAGTCCTGGCGTATCT CAATGTTTCCCAGACTGCGTATGTGAAGATGCTTATAACAACACCTATGCCTGTGTGAGGACAATGTCAGCATTGTGGAATTTGCAGTATTGTGAGTTTGATGACCAGGAG gtgttTGTAGAAGTCTATAATCTGACTGCAGACCCAGACCAAATCACTAACATTGCAAAAAATATAGACCCAGAGCTTTTAGGAAAGATGAACTATCGGTTAATGATGCTACAGTCCTGTTCTGGGCCAACCTGTCGTACTCCAGGGGTTTTTGACCCCAG